A genome region from Tistrella bauzanensis includes the following:
- the ku gene encoding non-homologous end joining protein Ku yields MARARKPATGTDAAGTDTPASRPVWTGHMRLALVSVPVKLYAATSSGPRINFHQIHEPSQKRIRYQKIVPGIGPVDTDEIVKGFELEKGRYVLVDPREIDALKIETRHTLDLVQFVDHGEIAPIWYDRPYYVVPDGDLALEAYGVLRDALTRAGRVGLGQFVMRGREYVAALKPCGRGMILETLRFPDEVRRAAPFFTEIDDDAGDPELLDMASELIDRKTAPFDPKRFEDHYTEAVRELIDARCHDKQARDKQIEIDEGTDEAAGGAKVIDLVEALRRSVKGAGKKSSGGKGGGSGRRKAG; encoded by the coding sequence ATGGCCAGAGCCCGGAAACCCGCCACCGGAACCGATGCCGCCGGAACCGACACCCCGGCCTCGCGGCCGGTCTGGACCGGGCATATGCGCCTGGCGCTGGTCTCGGTGCCGGTGAAGCTGTACGCGGCCACCAGCAGCGGGCCCAGGATCAACTTTCATCAGATCCATGAGCCGTCGCAGAAGCGCATTCGCTATCAGAAGATCGTCCCTGGCATCGGCCCGGTCGACACCGACGAGATCGTGAAGGGTTTCGAGCTGGAGAAGGGCCGCTATGTTCTGGTCGACCCGCGGGAAATCGACGCCCTGAAGATCGAGACCCGCCACACCCTCGATCTGGTGCAGTTCGTCGACCATGGCGAGATCGCCCCGATCTGGTATGACCGGCCGTATTACGTCGTTCCCGACGGCGATCTGGCGCTGGAGGCCTATGGCGTGCTGCGCGACGCGCTGACCCGCGCCGGCCGGGTGGGGCTGGGCCAGTTCGTGATGCGGGGCCGGGAATATGTCGCCGCGCTGAAGCCCTGCGGCCGTGGCATGATTCTGGAAACGCTGCGTTTTCCCGACGAGGTGCGCCGCGCGGCCCCGTTCTTCACCGAAATCGACGACGATGCCGGCGACCCCGAACTGCTGGACATGGCGAGCGAGCTGATCGACCGCAAAACCGCGCCCTTCGACCCGAAACGCTTCGAGGATCATTACACCGAGGCGGTGCGCGAGCTGATCGACGCCCGATGCCACGACAAGCAGGCCCGCGACAAGCAGATCGAGATCGACGAGGGCACCGACGAGGCGGCCGGCGGCGCCAAGGTCATCGATCTGGTCGAGGCGTTGCGCCGCTCGGTGAAAGGCGCCGGCAAGAAGAGCAGCGGCGGCAAGGGCGGCGGCAGCGGGCGCCGCAAGGCGGGCTGA
- a CDS encoding flavodoxin family protein, translating to MTTERPLRAVAINCTLKGVDAASGKPNSSTEKMLRLFMAALAEQGVVTAPVIRAVDHDIKPGITSDEGPGDAWPAIRKAVLDAQILIIGTPIWLGQPSSVCKRVLERLNAFLGETDDSGRLVSYGRVAGVAVVGNEDGAHHVTAELYQGLADVGFTIPPNAAAYWVGEAMGHVDFKDLDQTPDKVVETVGLAARNIVHLSRLLASNGYPPDGQPAKFRDG from the coding sequence ATGACCACGGAACGGCCATTGCGGGCAGTTGCGATCAATTGCACGTTGAAGGGGGTTGACGCCGCATCGGGGAAGCCCAACTCGTCGACCGAAAAAATGCTGCGGCTGTTCATGGCGGCGCTGGCCGAACAGGGTGTGGTGACGGCGCCGGTGATCCGGGCGGTCGACCACGACATCAAGCCGGGCATCACCTCGGACGAGGGGCCGGGCGATGCCTGGCCGGCGATCCGCAAGGCGGTGCTGGACGCCCAGATCCTGATCATCGGCACCCCCATCTGGCTGGGCCAGCCGTCGAGCGTCTGCAAACGGGTGCTGGAGCGGCTGAACGCGTTTCTGGGCGAGACCGACGACAGCGGCCGGCTGGTGTCCTATGGCCGGGTGGCCGGTGTCGCCGTGGTCGGCAACGAGGACGGCGCCCATCATGTGACGGCCGAGCTTTATCAGGGGCTGGCGGATGTCGGCTTCACCATCCCGCCCAACGCCGCCGCCTATTGGGTGGGCGAGGCCATGGGGCATGTCGACTTCAAGGATCTGGACCAGACGCCCGACAAGGTGGTGGAGACCGTGGGGCTCGCCGCGCGCAACATCGTGCACCTGTCGCGCCTGCTGGCCAGCAACGGCTATCCGCCGGACGGCCAGCCGGCGAAGTTTCGCGACGGCTGA
- a CDS encoding TIGR04290 family methyltransferase, producing MPDHARTDSLRQRIEALGDWFHNMDLGGVQTAPDHFLGDYPAFQWERLRPALPADLTGMRVLDIGCNAGFFSIQMKQLGADQVVAVDHDPRYLAQAKLAAEVHDLDISFRQLSVYDIGQLGARFDIVLFMGVLYHLRHPLLALDLIHEHVADDLLVMQSMERGGTASGTVEGSPPEVAEDYDFRVLDVFDQPDFPRMHFIEHRYCGDPTNWWLPNRACAEAMLRSAGFDILARPAAEITLCRRR from the coding sequence ATGCCAGATCATGCCCGCACCGACAGCCTTCGTCAGCGCATCGAGGCGCTGGGAGACTGGTTCCACAACATGGATCTGGGCGGTGTCCAGACCGCTCCCGACCATTTTCTGGGGGATTATCCGGCCTTCCAGTGGGAACGCCTGCGCCCGGCGCTGCCCGCCGATCTGACCGGCATGCGGGTGCTGGATATCGGCTGCAATGCCGGCTTCTTCTCCATTCAGATGAAGCAGCTCGGCGCCGATCAGGTGGTGGCGGTCGATCATGATCCGCGCTATCTGGCCCAGGCGAAGCTGGCGGCCGAGGTGCATGATCTGGATATCAGCTTCCGGCAGTTGTCGGTCTATGACATCGGCCAACTCGGCGCGCGGTTCGATATCGTGCTGTTCATGGGCGTGCTCTATCACCTGCGCCACCCGCTGCTGGCGCTGGACCTGATCCATGAACACGTGGCCGATGATCTGCTGGTGATGCAGTCGATGGAACGCGGCGGCACCGCATCCGGCACGGTCGAGGGTTCACCGCCAGAAGTTGCGGAAGATTATGATTTTCGTGTTCTGGATGTGTTCGACCAGCCGGATTTTCCCCGGATGCATTTCATCGAGCATCGCTATTGCGGCGATCCGACCAATTGGTGGCTGCCCAACCGGGCCTGCGCCGAAGCCATGCTGCGCAGCGCCGGCTTCGACATCCTGGCGCGGCCGGCGGCGGAGATCACGCTCTGCCGCCGTCGCTGA
- a CDS encoding UDP-glucuronic acid decarboxylase family protein — protein MKRIHLPDQRPQNGPRPVNGSHTANGALRARHRAAARPVAIVAGGAGFLGSHLCTRLIEDGYRVHAVDDFDTGLADNLDHLAGHPDFVLMDHDIRRPLPRISGVTEVYNLACPASPPHYQDQPIRTATTSVVGTLNLLELAHDLGARFLMTSTSEIYGDPEVHPQPESYRGCVNTTGPRACYDEGKRMAESLCYDFVRQYQTDVRVARVFNTYGPRMRLDDGRIVSNFVAQALTGRKLTIYGTGRQTRSFCYVDDLIEGLVRLMRVNPRPEGPVNIGNPEEYSIIDMAHLIGRLTGREISLTHDPLPADDPRRRRPDITLARRLLGWQPTVPLRKGLAATIAWFAGQIDAGGVMPSSASPVAPSSAAASPDRGAAAGGVALGLAAPERRA, from the coding sequence ATGAAGCGCATACACCTGCCTGATCAGCGGCCGCAGAACGGCCCCCGCCCGGTGAACGGCAGCCATACAGCCAACGGCGCCCTGCGCGCCCGGCACCGGGCGGCCGCGCGACCGGTGGCGATCGTCGCCGGCGGCGCCGGATTTCTGGGCTCGCATCTGTGCACCCGGCTGATCGAAGACGGTTACCGGGTGCACGCGGTCGATGACTTTGACACCGGCCTCGCCGACAATCTGGATCATCTGGCCGGTCATCCCGATTTCGTGCTGATGGACCACGATATCCGCCGGCCGCTGCCGCGGATCAGCGGCGTCACCGAGGTCTACAACCTGGCCTGCCCGGCCTCGCCGCCCCATTATCAGGATCAGCCGATCCGCACCGCCACCACCAGTGTCGTCGGCACGCTGAACCTGCTGGAACTGGCCCATGATCTGGGCGCGCGGTTCCTGATGACCTCGACATCGGAAATCTATGGCGACCCCGAGGTGCATCCGCAGCCGGAAAGCTATCGCGGCTGCGTCAACACCACCGGCCCGCGTGCCTGCTATGACGAGGGCAAGCGGATGGCGGAATCGCTCTGCTATGATTTCGTGCGCCAGTATCAGACCGATGTCCGGGTGGCGCGGGTGTTCAACACCTATGGGCCCCGCATGCGGCTGGATGATGGCCGCATCGTGTCGAATTTCGTGGCCCAGGCGCTGACCGGCCGCAAGCTCACCATCTATGGCACCGGCCGCCAGACCCGCTCGTTCTGCTATGTCGACGATCTGATCGAGGGGCTGGTGCGGCTGATGCGGGTGAACCCGCGACCCGAGGGGCCGGTGAACATCGGCAATCCGGAGGAATACAGCATCATCGACATGGCCCATCTGATCGGCCGTCTCACCGGCCGCGAGATCAGCCTGACCCATGATCCGCTGCCCGCCGACGATCCGCGCCGCCGCCGCCCCGACATCACCCTCGCCCGCCGCCTGCTGGGCTGGCAGCCCACCGTGCCGCTGCGCAAAGGATTGGCCGCGACCATCGCCTGGTTCGCCGGCCAGATCGACGCCGGCGGCGTGATGCCGTCTTCGGCCTCTCCGGTCGCACCCTCTTCGGCCGCAGCCTCTCCAGACCGGGGGGCTGCCGCCGGCGGTGTGGCGCTGGGGCTGGCTGCCCCTGAACGTCGCGCCTGA
- a CDS encoding SDR family oxidoreductase, translated as MRPKPDYSPRFPGAGRLTGKVALITGGDGGIGRAVAVAMAREGADIAIVYLNDHRDAEETMRLVEAEDRNAIHIAGDVGREAICRNAVNEVAKTFGRLDILVNTATEQHEVVDFTALSAEQMEETLRINVFGCFFMTRAALPHLPRGGAIINTTAVTPGKGQPAMIDDAASQGAVVAFTRALSTLLLDRGIRVNAVAPGPVRTSPTQPDQGAEQDQGAEQAGWAPMGRPGQPNEIAACHVFLASDEASYMTGQVLHPNGGSIVAL; from the coding sequence ATGCGCCCGAAGCCAGACTATTCCCCGCGCTTTCCGGGGGCCGGGCGCCTGACCGGCAAGGTGGCGCTGATTACCGGCGGGGATGGCGGTATCGGCCGCGCCGTGGCTGTGGCGATGGCGCGTGAGGGCGCCGATATCGCGATCGTTTATCTGAACGACCATCGTGATGCCGAGGAAACCATGCGGCTGGTCGAGGCCGAGGACCGCAACGCCATCCATATCGCCGGCGATGTCGGCCGGGAAGCCATCTGCCGGAATGCCGTCAACGAGGTGGCGAAGACCTTCGGGCGCCTCGACATCCTGGTCAACACCGCCACCGAGCAGCACGAGGTGGTCGATTTCACCGCGCTGTCGGCCGAGCAGATGGAAGAGACCCTCAGAATCAATGTCTTCGGCTGTTTCTTCATGACCAGGGCGGCGCTGCCGCATCTGCCGCGCGGCGGCGCCATCATCAACACCACCGCCGTCACCCCCGGCAAGGGTCAGCCGGCGATGATCGACGATGCCGCCAGCCAGGGCGCGGTGGTGGCCTTCACCCGCGCGCTGTCGACCCTGCTTCTCGACCGGGGCATCCGGGTCAACGCGGTGGCGCCGGGGCCGGTCCGGACCTCCCCCACACAACCGGATCAGGGTGCAGAGCAGGATCAGGGGGCAGAGCAGGCCGGCTGGGCGCCCATGGGGCGCCCCGGCCAGCCCAACGAGATTGCCGCCTGCCACGTCTTCCTGGCCAGCGACGAGGCCTCGTATATGACCGGCCAGGTGCTGCACCCCAATGGCGGCAGCATCGTGGCCCTCTGA
- a CDS encoding CgeB family protein, giving the protein MKIAFYGSSILSSYWNGAATYYRGIIRALVAHGWQVTFYEPDALGRQENRDIDPPSWCEVVVYPATPASMADAAAQASRADVVIKASGVGVFDDALLAAVTAATRPDALRMFWDVDAPATLAAMRDDREPVLRRVLPALDGVLTYGGGPGVAADYAGFGAKDCTPVYNAVDADTHFPVPPEPRFACDLAFLGNRLPDREARVRDFFLEPARQAPHLTMLLGGSGWVQGDLPPNVRAIGHVRTADHNAFNVSPRAVLNINRDSMAASGFSPPTRIFEAAAAGACLITDAWPGIETFLEPDAEVLVAHDGREVLSILNGLTTERAQAIGGKARARMLACHTYARRADIVDDVFRARLAAKRKETAA; this is encoded by the coding sequence ATGAAGATCGCCTTTTACGGCTCCAGCATCCTGTCCAGCTACTGGAACGGCGCCGCCACCTATTATCGCGGCATCATCCGCGCGCTGGTAGCACATGGCTGGCAGGTGACCTTCTATGAGCCGGACGCGCTGGGCCGCCAGGAGAACCGCGACATCGACCCGCCATCCTGGTGCGAGGTGGTGGTCTATCCGGCAACCCCCGCCAGCATGGCCGATGCCGCCGCCCAGGCTTCACGGGCGGATGTGGTGATCAAGGCCAGCGGCGTCGGCGTGTTCGACGATGCCCTGCTTGCCGCCGTCACCGCCGCCACCCGGCCCGACGCGCTGCGGATGTTCTGGGATGTCGACGCGCCGGCCACCCTGGCCGCCATGCGCGACGACCGCGAACCGGTGCTGCGCCGGGTGCTGCCGGCGCTCGACGGGGTGCTCACCTATGGCGGAGGGCCGGGGGTCGCGGCCGATTATGCCGGCTTCGGCGCGAAGGACTGCACGCCGGTCTATAACGCCGTCGATGCCGACACCCATTTTCCGGTGCCGCCGGAACCGCGTTTCGCCTGCGATCTGGCCTTTCTCGGCAACCGCCTGCCCGACCGCGAGGCACGGGTGCGCGACTTCTTTCTGGAACCCGCCCGTCAGGCACCGCATCTGACGATGCTGCTGGGCGGATCGGGCTGGGTGCAGGGCGACCTGCCGCCCAATGTCCGGGCGATCGGCCATGTCCGCACCGCCGACCACAATGCCTTCAACGTCTCGCCGCGCGCGGTGCTGAACATCAACCGCGACAGCATGGCGGCCAGCGGCTTCTCGCCACCCACCCGGATCTTCGAGGCCGCCGCCGCCGGCGCCTGCCTGATCACCGATGCCTGGCCTGGAATCGAGACCTTTCTTGAACCCGATGCCGAGGTGCTGGTCGCCCATGACGGCCGCGAGGTGCTGTCGATCCTGAACGGTCTGACAACGGAACGGGCGCAGGCGATCGGCGGGAAGGCCCGCGCCCGGATGCTGGCCTGCCATACCTATGCCCGCCGCGCCGACATCGTCGACGACGTGTTCCGCGCGCGTCTGGCCGCCAAACGCAAGGAGACGGCCGCATGA
- the ligD gene encoding DNA ligase D, translating to MARTPPPDDDPLTAYRARRDFSRTPEPDAGTDAGPAEPARAAARRLTYAIQKHAARRLHYDLRLEWGGVLKSWAITRGPSLDPAQKRLAVRTEDHPLSYAGFEGRIPQGEYGGGDVLLWDRGCWEPLGDAGAALNAGRLDFIIHGERLRGRFVLVKMTPRAGKKPEKRENWLLIKRDDADADPGRDITRTHQTSVKAGTSVKAGHEPPPPSAPPPDFVEPALATLVDRPPRGSGWVFEIKLDGYRALASISGDRVIIRTRSGLDWTARYPGIARALARRGTAKPLDRVLLDGEITALDRDGRPDFATLQAVLTDGAADALSFGVFDLLAEGGQSLLHLPLSSRKVLLRALLDADDPPGDGIHVIDHAPGPGAALLDAVCASGHEGLIAKRIDAPYRSGRGRTWLKIKCGHTQEFIVIGWSPSTAMRPFASLLLGLRDRGRCRYAGRVGSGFTDRSMADLARRLAALERAHPPVDAGDIDPSIRRTAHWVDPDLVVQVAFAGFTGDGQARQARFAGLREDKPAGEVGTETARPIDEALDMTDTAETTIAGIRLTHPDKALFPEQGVTKGALARWLDAASDLMLPHLRNRLVSLVRCPDGHDKTCFFQRHAGAGLPRSIARKPVPEKDGDTAEYLYLRDTTGLIGATQMGVLEFHIWGSHVDRPDRPDRLVFDLDPDPAVDFPAVRQAAFDLRDALDALGLRSLPLLTGGKGIHVVAPIARRHDWPVIAATAKALALRFADHDPARYVATMSKAKRRGRIFIDHFRNARSATAICPWSPRARPGAPVARPVTWEDLPDIDRADAFRITDPLPDTDPWAGYDGIRQSLSAAALRALGVDPRQPG from the coding sequence ATGGCCCGCACGCCGCCGCCCGACGATGATCCGCTGACCGCCTATCGTGCCAGGCGCGATTTCAGCCGCACGCCAGAGCCGGATGCCGGGACGGATGCCGGGCCGGCAGAACCCGCACGGGCGGCGGCCAGGCGCCTGACCTATGCCATCCAGAAACACGCCGCCCGGCGGCTGCATTACGATCTGCGGCTGGAATGGGGCGGCGTGCTGAAAAGCTGGGCCATCACCCGCGGCCCCAGCCTGGATCCGGCGCAGAAGCGGCTGGCCGTGCGCACCGAAGATCATCCGTTGAGCTATGCGGGCTTCGAGGGCCGGATTCCCCAGGGCGAATATGGCGGCGGCGACGTGCTGCTGTGGGATCGCGGCTGTTGGGAACCGCTGGGTGATGCCGGGGCGGCGCTTAATGCGGGCCGGCTGGACTTCATCATCCATGGCGAACGGCTGCGCGGCCGGTTCGTGCTGGTGAAGATGACGCCGCGCGCGGGAAAAAAGCCCGAAAAGCGCGAGAACTGGCTGTTGATCAAGCGCGACGACGCCGATGCCGATCCGGGCCGGGACATCACCCGCACCCACCAGACCAGCGTGAAAGCCGGGACCAGCGTGAAAGCCGGGCACGAGCCGCCACCACCATCGGCGCCGCCGCCGGATTTTGTCGAACCGGCGCTCGCCACCCTGGTCGACCGGCCGCCGCGCGGCAGCGGCTGGGTGTTCGAGATCAAGCTCGACGGCTATCGCGCCCTGGCATCGATTTCGGGCGATCGGGTGATCATCCGCACCCGCAGTGGCCTTGACTGGACCGCGCGCTATCCGGGGATCGCCAGGGCGCTGGCCCGGCGCGGCACGGCCAAACCCCTGGACCGGGTGCTGCTGGACGGCGAGATCACCGCCCTGGACCGCGACGGCCGGCCCGATTTCGCCACCCTTCAGGCGGTGCTGACCGATGGCGCGGCCGATGCATTGAGCTTCGGCGTGTTCGACCTGCTGGCCGAGGGCGGCCAGAGCCTGCTGCATCTGCCATTGTCCAGCCGCAAGGTGCTGCTGCGGGCGCTGTTGGACGCCGACGACCCGCCGGGCGACGGCATCCATGTCATCGACCACGCCCCCGGCCCCGGCGCGGCGCTGCTCGACGCCGTCTGCGCCAGCGGCCATGAAGGACTGATCGCCAAACGCATCGACGCCCCCTATCGATCGGGCCGCGGCCGCACATGGCTGAAGATCAAATGCGGCCACACCCAGGAATTCATCGTCATCGGCTGGTCGCCATCGACCGCCATGCGGCCATTCGCGTCGCTGCTGCTGGGATTGCGCGACCGCGGCCGGTGCCGCTATGCCGGCCGGGTCGGATCGGGCTTCACCGACCGGAGCATGGCCGATCTGGCCCGGCGGCTGGCGGCGCTGGAACGCGCCCACCCGCCGGTGGATGCCGGCGATATCGATCCGTCCATCCGCCGCACCGCCCATTGGGTAGACCCGGACCTGGTGGTTCAGGTGGCCTTCGCCGGCTTCACCGGCGACGGCCAGGCGCGTCAGGCACGGTTCGCGGGCCTGCGCGAAGATAAACCCGCCGGCGAGGTCGGCACAGAGACCGCCCGCCCCATCGACGAGGCCCTGGACATGACCGACACGGCCGAGACCACCATTGCCGGCATCCGCCTGACCCACCCCGACAAGGCGCTGTTCCCGGAACAGGGCGTCACCAAGGGCGCGCTGGCGCGCTGGCTGGATGCGGCATCGGATCTGATGCTGCCGCATCTGCGCAACCGGCTGGTCAGTCTGGTGCGCTGCCCCGACGGCCACGACAAGACCTGTTTCTTCCAGCGCCATGCCGGCGCCGGCCTGCCCCGTAGCATCGCCCGCAAGCCCGTGCCGGAAAAGGACGGCGACACGGCCGAGTATCTGTATCTGCGCGACACCACCGGCTTGATCGGCGCCACCCAGATGGGCGTGCTGGAATTCCATATCTGGGGATCGCATGTCGACCGGCCCGACCGACCCGACCGGCTGGTCTTCGATCTGGACCCCGACCCGGCGGTGGATTTTCCGGCCGTGCGTCAGGCGGCCTTCGACCTGCGGGACGCGCTGGACGCCTTGGGCCTGCGCAGTCTGCCGCTGCTGACCGGCGGCAAGGGCATTCACGTCGTGGCCCCGATCGCCCGGCGCCACGACTGGCCGGTGATCGCCGCTACCGCCAAGGCACTGGCCCTGCGCTTCGCCGACCACGACCCCGCCCGCTATGTGGCGACGATGAGCAAGGCCAAGCGCCGGGGCCGGATCTTCATCGACCATTTCCGCAACGCCCGATCGGCCACCGCCATCTGCCCCTGGTCGCCCCGCGCCCGCCCCGGCGCGCCGGTGGCGCGGCCGGTCACCTGGGAGGATCTGCCCGATATCGACCGCGCCGACGCCTTCCGTATCACCGATCCCCTGCCCGACACCGACCCCTGGGCCGGCTATGACGGCATCCGCCAGAGCCTGTCGGCCGCGGCGTTGCGGGCGCTGGGGGTGGATCCGCGCCAGCCGGGCTGA
- a CDS encoding DNA topoisomerase IB yields the protein MKRRRSARMRAAGLHKAAADDLPFSRRRAGRGFIYLDQHGDRITDPAVIGRIKALAIPPDYRDVRIAADPQAHLQATGRDRAGRLQYRYHPDWERVREAEKIDRLGALATAIGRVRARVARDLDSAGHSRDGALAAVVSIIDQTHIRIGCEDYVQTGRSRGAATLLKRQVMVDGSHVALDFRGKSGRNIACTLDHGPLADAIRRLGGLKGPRLFQYLGSDGRPRQVTAADVNAYLAEIARGRMAADVPARVTAKDFRTLAATAAAGTRLALIDPAGSKTARRRQIATVMRAVAAMLGNTPAVAARSYVHRRLVDRFEAGGLKRLYARMRAGGRRTRAEALVAALFGQAGNGRG from the coding sequence GTGAAACGCCGGCGATCGGCCCGGATGCGGGCGGCCGGGCTGCACAAGGCGGCGGCCGATGATCTGCCGTTCAGCCGCAGGCGTGCCGGCCGCGGGTTCATCTATCTCGATCAGCATGGTGACAGGATCACCGACCCGGCGGTGATCGGGCGGATCAAGGCGCTGGCCATTCCGCCCGATTACCGCGATGTCCGTATCGCCGCCGACCCCCAGGCCCATCTTCAGGCCACCGGCCGCGACCGCGCCGGGCGGCTGCAATACCGTTATCATCCCGATTGGGAGCGGGTCCGCGAGGCCGAGAAGATCGACCGGCTTGGCGCGCTGGCCACCGCCATCGGCCGCGTCCGCGCCCGGGTCGCCCGCGACCTCGACAGCGCCGGCCACAGCCGCGACGGCGCCCTGGCGGCGGTGGTGTCGATCATCGATCAGACCCATATCCGGATCGGCTGCGAGGATTATGTCCAGACCGGCCGCAGCCGGGGCGCCGCTACCCTGCTGAAGCGGCAGGTGATGGTCGATGGCAGCCATGTGGCGCTCGATTTCAGGGGCAAGAGCGGCCGCAACATTGCCTGCACGCTCGACCATGGCCCACTCGCCGACGCCATACGGCGGCTCGGCGGATTGAAAGGCCCCCGGCTGTTCCAATATCTCGGGTCCGACGGTCGGCCCCGTCAGGTCACGGCGGCGGATGTGAACGCCTATCTGGCCGAGATCGCCCGGGGGCGGATGGCGGCAGACGTGCCGGCGCGGGTGACCGCCAAGGATTTCCGCACCCTTGCCGCCACCGCTGCCGCCGGCACGCGGCTGGCCCTGATCGATCCGGCGGGGTCGAAAACCGCACGGCGCCGCCAGATCGCGACGGTGATGCGCGCGGTGGCGGCGATGCTGGGCAACACGCCCGCGGTCGCGGCCAGAAGCTATGTGCATCGCCGTCTGGTCGACCGCTTCGAAGCCGGCGGCCTCAAGCGGCTTTACGCGCGGATGCGCGCCGGCGGACGGCGCACCCGTGCCGAAGCGTTGGTCGCGGCCTTGTTCGGCCAGGCCGGCAACGGCCGGGGCTGA
- a CDS encoding CgeB family protein: MTITILGLSLSSSWGNGHATTFRALIRGLAACGHSVTFLERDVPWYAAARDLSDPDFCRLAFYRHPSELLTTHRAAIANADAVLVGSYVPDGIEVIRKVLTIAGGVVGFYDIDTPVTLGRLARDDCDYLSRRLIPAFDVYFSFTGGPLLDRLERQYGARRARPLYCAVDATRYAPADAAGAPQPLYDLGYLGTYSPDRQPALDRLLIEPARRMPDRRFIVAGPQYPADIDWPANVTRLDHVAPGDHPALYASLRYALNITRADMLATGWSPSVRLFEAAACATPVITDPWDGIEAFFPEGEAILVARGADDVVAALSDHHSDTGRRLATRARAIVLDGHTGLHRARELAAGLWHLRPAATVGKPETRSLDLAGPTERTGDEAHTPA, translated from the coding sequence ATGACCATCACCATTCTGGGGCTGTCGCTCAGTTCATCCTGGGGCAATGGCCACGCCACCACCTTCCGGGCGCTGATCCGGGGGCTGGCTGCCTGCGGCCACAGTGTCACCTTCCTGGAACGCGACGTGCCATGGTACGCCGCGGCCCGCGATCTGTCCGATCCCGATTTCTGCCGGCTCGCCTTTTATCGGCACCCGTCGGAGCTGTTGACCACCCATCGCGCGGCAATCGCCAATGCCGATGCGGTGCTGGTCGGGTCTTATGTTCCCGACGGCATCGAGGTGATCCGCAAGGTGCTGACCATCGCGGGTGGTGTGGTCGGGTTCTATGACATCGACACCCCGGTCACCCTGGGCCGGCTGGCGCGCGACGACTGCGATTATCTCAGCCGGCGGCTGATCCCGGCCTTCGACGTCTATTTCAGCTTCACCGGCGGGCCGCTGCTCGACCGGCTGGAACGCCAGTATGGCGCGCGCCGGGCGAGGCCGTTGTACTGCGCGGTCGATGCCACCCGCTATGCCCCGGCCGATGCGGCAGGCGCGCCGCAACCGCTCTATGACCTTGGCTATCTGGGCACCTACAGCCCCGATCGCCAGCCCGCACTCGACCGCCTGCTGATCGAGCCGGCGCGCCGGATGCCCGACCGGCGGTTCATCGTCGCCGGCCCCCAATATCCCGCCGATATCGATTGGCCGGCGAATGTCACCCGGCTCGACCATGTCGCACCGGGTGACCATCCGGCCCTCTATGCCAGCCTGCGCTATGCCCTGAACATCACCCGCGCCGACATGCTGGCGACCGGCTGGTCGCCCAGCGTGCGCCTGTTCGAAGCGGCCGCCTGCGCCACGCCGGTGATCACCGACCCGTGGGACGGGATCGAGGCGTTCTTTCCTGAGGGAGAGGCGATCCTGGTCGCGCGCGGCGCCGATGATGTGGTGGCGGCACTGTCCGATCACCACAGCGACACCGGCCGCCGGCTCGCCACGCGCGCCCGCGCCATCGTGCTCGACGGCCATACCGGCCTGCATCGGGCGCGGGAGCTGGCGGCGGGCTTGTGGCATCTGCGACCGGCGGCAACAGTGGGCAAGCCTGAAACACGCAGCCTGGATCTGGCGGGGCCAACCGAAAGGACCGGAGATGAAGCGCATACACCTGCCTGA